A window of Paenibacillus polygoni contains these coding sequences:
- a CDS encoding DUF3237 family protein has protein sequence MLTWEEVFTVQVKIENSAELQSNDGDTVVMISFTGQVTGELFQGKVLDGGVDTQIIRKSGSHSLSARYMLHGKDYTGETCQIYIENNGDFQKNEREALFRTYPKLITNSKALSYLNEELFVAEGFPTEIGVDIKIYRWV, from the coding sequence ATGCTGACATGGGAAGAGGTATTCACCGTGCAAGTTAAGATTGAAAATTCAGCCGAGCTTCAGAGTAATGATGGAGATACCGTAGTCATGATTTCTTTTACAGGACAAGTTACAGGGGAACTGTTTCAAGGGAAAGTGTTAGATGGAGGAGTAGATACTCAGATCATCCGTAAGTCTGGCAGCCACAGTCTATCTGCAAGATACATGCTTCACGGCAAGGATTACACGGGAGAAACCTGCCAAATTTATATTGAGAACAATGGTGACTTTCAGAAAAATGAGAGGGAAGCTTTGTTTCGAACCTATCCTAAATTAATCACGAATAGTAAAGCACTGTCTTACTTGAATGAGGAGCTATTTGTAGCCGAAGGTTTCCCAACGGAAATCGGGGTAGATATTAAGATATACAGGTGGGTTTAA
- a CDS encoding amino acid permease yields the protein MAQQELQRGLENRHVQLIAIGGTIGTGLFLGSGKAIQLAGPSIIIAYLIIGIAIFFVMRALGELLLSKAGYQSFTDIAEDYLGPRAAFVTGWTYWFCWIMTAMADVIAVGVYVQYWFDIPQWVPEIICLIILLGLNLLTVKNFGELEFWFALIKVVTILALIGIGVILLVTQFKTDTGVVTVKNIWEHGGIFPHGVSGFLLSFQMVVFAFVGVELVGVSAAETSNPEKNIPSAINKIPLRILFFYVGSIIALLCISPWTELSANESPFVKTFSLVGIPIAAGVINFVVLTSAASACNSGMFSTSRILYSLGGNKQAPSFFSKLNKHHVPRNGLLVSTLVLSAGALLSKLIPEQAFGVVTTISAICFIWVWGVLLICHIKYKKTKPELHAKSKFKAPFTPFVNYVVLALFAFILVIMLFADETRPALLLTPLWFVLLYILYTLRKKGTVN from the coding sequence ATGGCACAACAAGAGTTACAGAGGGGTTTAGAGAATCGTCATGTACAGCTCATTGCAATCGGCGGAACGATTGGTACTGGATTATTTTTAGGATCAGGTAAAGCGATACAGCTGGCAGGCCCCTCAATCATCATTGCTTATCTAATCATAGGTATCGCCATTTTCTTTGTAATGAGGGCCCTTGGAGAACTGCTGTTATCAAAAGCGGGTTATCAGTCTTTTACGGATATTGCTGAAGATTATCTTGGCCCGCGGGCAGCATTTGTAACGGGATGGACTTATTGGTTCTGCTGGATCATGACCGCTATGGCGGATGTGATTGCTGTTGGGGTGTATGTACAATACTGGTTTGATATTCCCCAGTGGGTACCCGAAATAATCTGCTTAATCATCTTATTAGGGCTCAATCTGTTAACAGTGAAAAACTTTGGAGAGCTCGAATTTTGGTTTGCACTCATTAAGGTAGTGACCATTCTTGCTTTAATTGGTATTGGCGTTATTTTGCTCGTGACTCAATTTAAGACAGATACAGGAGTGGTCACGGTAAAAAATATTTGGGAGCATGGCGGCATCTTCCCGCATGGGGTATCAGGGTTCTTACTTTCATTTCAAATGGTAGTGTTTGCTTTTGTCGGTGTGGAGCTGGTCGGTGTATCAGCTGCGGAAACATCGAATCCAGAGAAGAACATTCCATCGGCTATTAATAAAATTCCGCTGCGAATTTTGTTTTTCTACGTGGGATCCATTATTGCGCTATTATGTATTAGTCCTTGGACGGAACTTAGTGCAAACGAAAGTCCTTTTGTTAAAACATTCAGTTTAGTAGGGATCCCCATTGCTGCAGGCGTGATTAATTTTGTTGTTTTAACTTCAGCAGCTTCTGCTTGTAATAGCGGGATGTTCTCAACCAGCCGAATCTTATATAGTTTAGGAGGCAATAAACAGGCACCTTCCTTTTTCTCTAAACTAAATAAACATCATGTACCTAGAAACGGATTATTAGTATCAACGCTTGTCCTATCTGCAGGAGCTTTGCTTAGTAAACTGATTCCAGAACAGGCATTTGGAGTCGTCACCACTATTAGTGCCATTTGTTTCATTTGGGTCTGGGGTGTACTTCTCATATGTCATATTAAGTATAAGAAAACAAAGCCTGAGTTACATGCAAAATCCAAGTTTAAAGCACCATTCACCCCTTTTGTGAATTATGTTGTCTTAGCACTGTTCGCATTTATTCTTGTCATTATGCTGTTTGCGGATGAGACACGCCCAGCATTACTGCTAACTCCTCTATGGTTTGTTTTGTTATATATTCTGTACACTTTGAGAAAGAAGGGGACTGTGAACTAA
- a CDS encoding alpha-galactosidase, which yields MGIHYNSENKTFHLRAKDTSYVMGVLRDGYLAHYYWGRGVSDYRHSNAIQYVDRGFSGNPYDHRHDRTFSLDTLPQEYPQYGNTDFRKPAYQVQLDNGSTITDLRYVDHKISKGKMPLEGLPSTYVEKEDEAETLEILLEDSLIGLKVFLTYTVFEQFNVITRSVRFVNEGTHSIKLLSALSASVDFRDAEFDFLHLHGAHVKERHIARQPLRHGIQSVESTRGASSHQHNPFMALLRKDATEDHGEVYGFNFVYSGNFLAQAEVDQFRNTRVTMGINPFDFSWKLENGESFQTPEVVMVYSSEGLGGMSRTFHEVYRTRLVRGTYRDKERPILVNNWEATYFDFNAEKIMDIAKVGQDLGIELFVLDDGWFGKRDDDTTSLGDWFVDRNKLPEGLDHLAESVNNIGMQFGLWFEPEMISVESDLYRDHPDWCLHVPNRSRSESRRQLVLDFSRDDVCEEITKRVCSILASAPISYVKWDMNRHMTEIGSALLPADRQRETAHRYMLGLYKVMDAITSSFPNILFESCSGGGGRFDPGILYYMPQTWTSDNTDAISRLKIQYGTSLVYPIISMGSHVSAVPNHQVHRVTSLQMRGDVAMSGNLGYELDLTQMTDEEKKIVKEQVSNYKEIRGLIQFGDFYRLESPFEGNITSWLFTNKDKSEAIVFYFRVLDEAAAPSTFLRLKGIDPAKQYAVAGDGEVFGGDELMYAGLHIPVEMKGDFQSLVWHLKAV from the coding sequence ATGGGAATTCATTATAATTCTGAAAATAAGACCTTTCATTTGAGGGCTAAAGATACCAGCTATGTAATGGGTGTATTACGTGATGGGTACCTTGCGCATTATTACTGGGGCAGAGGTGTTAGCGACTATCGGCATTCTAATGCGATTCAATATGTAGACCGGGGATTCTCGGGAAATCCGTATGATCATAGACATGATCGTACGTTTTCTCTGGATACATTGCCGCAGGAATATCCGCAGTATGGGAATACCGATTTTAGAAAGCCTGCTTACCAAGTTCAACTGGATAATGGCTCAACCATTACAGACTTACGGTATGTTGATCATAAAATTAGTAAAGGGAAAATGCCGCTAGAGGGGCTTCCTTCCACCTATGTTGAAAAAGAGGATGAGGCAGAAACGCTTGAGATCCTCTTGGAAGATTCGTTAATTGGTCTGAAGGTGTTTTTAACTTATACAGTCTTTGAACAGTTCAATGTGATTACTCGGTCTGTTCGTTTTGTGAATGAGGGAACTCATTCTATTAAATTACTCAGTGCGCTAAGCGCATCTGTTGATTTTCGTGATGCTGAATTCGACTTTTTACACCTGCACGGCGCCCATGTAAAAGAAAGACATATTGCACGTCAGCCGCTGCGTCATGGAATCCAGTCTGTCGAAAGTACAAGAGGGGCAAGCAGTCATCAACATAATCCGTTTATGGCACTTCTCAGAAAAGATGCGACAGAAGATCATGGAGAAGTATATGGATTTAACTTTGTCTATAGCGGGAACTTTTTAGCTCAGGCCGAGGTGGATCAGTTTAGAAATACGCGTGTAACGATGGGAATTAATCCATTTGATTTCAGTTGGAAACTGGAAAACGGCGAAAGCTTCCAAACTCCTGAGGTTGTTATGGTGTATTCATCCGAGGGGCTTGGGGGAATGTCTCGAACATTCCATGAGGTATATCGTACCCGTCTAGTTAGGGGAACTTACCGGGACAAAGAACGTCCGATATTAGTGAATAACTGGGAAGCTACTTATTTTGATTTCAATGCAGAGAAGATTATGGATATTGCTAAAGTAGGTCAAGACTTAGGGATTGAATTATTCGTTCTTGATGACGGCTGGTTTGGCAAGCGCGATGATGATACTACCTCGCTGGGAGACTGGTTTGTTGATCGCAATAAGCTCCCTGAGGGTCTCGATCATCTTGCAGAGAGTGTAAACAATATAGGTATGCAGTTTGGACTGTGGTTTGAACCGGAGATGATCTCTGTTGAGAGTGACCTCTATCGCGATCACCCTGATTGGTGTCTTCATGTACCCAATCGCAGCCGTTCGGAGAGCCGCAGACAGCTTGTACTCGATTTTTCGAGAGATGATGTGTGTGAAGAAATTACGAAACGGGTGTGCAGCATCCTGGCCAGTGCTCCCATTTCATATGTGAAATGGGATATGAACCGCCACATGACGGAGATTGGTTCGGCTCTTCTTCCGGCAGATCGGCAAAGAGAGACTGCACACCGTTATATGCTTGGTCTATATAAAGTAATGGATGCCATCACATCTTCCTTCCCGAACATCTTATTTGAAAGCTGCTCTGGCGGCGGTGGAAGATTTGATCCAGGAATTCTGTATTATATGCCGCAGACGTGGACTTCCGACAATACAGACGCGATATCCAGGCTGAAAATTCAATACGGTACAAGTCTTGTATATCCAATCATTTCAATGGGATCCCATGTTTCCGCTGTTCCTAATCATCAAGTCCACCGAGTTACATCGTTACAGATGCGAGGAGATGTAGCGATGTCCGGTAACTTGGGATATGAGCTTGATTTGACTCAAATGACGGATGAGGAGAAGAAGATTGTCAAAGAACAAGTTTCTAATTACAAAGAAATCCGTGGATTAATTCAATTTGGAGACTTCTATCGACTAGAAAGTCCTTTTGAAGGCAATATTACGTCTTGGTTGTTCACAAATAAAGATAAGTCAGAAGCCATTGTATTCTATTTCCGTGTTTTAGATGAGGCAGCAGCACCTAGCACCTTCTTAAGACTAAAAGGAATCGATCCTGCGAAACAGTATGCAGTAGCTGGAGATGGTGAGGTATTCGGCGGGGATGAATTAATGTATGCTGGCTTGCATATTCCCGTTGAGATGAAAGGCGACTTCCAAAGCTTAGTTTGGCATTTAAAAGCTGTATAG
- a CDS encoding LacI family DNA-binding transcriptional regulator translates to MVTIKDIARHSQVSTATVSRILNNDPSLSVSEETRKRVLAIVDELDYKPLRKKSVKVKKQEEAYNIGVIMLNDETIDPYFQSIRLGAEDACNQYPLRIVSTMIVGKSQITADSVSDLDGLIVIGDVDIADLKGIYAHNNNIIAVDYVPKDTNIDVVISDFEGATELVISYLLELGHTDIAYIGGKGEIYGVSKFKTSDKEDTRQRTFEKTMKEKGLYNPEKVLIGEWSTASGYTLTKQLLEMNDLPSAIVVGSDPTAVGVLRALHEAEIRVPEDVSIFSYDDIEAAAYMNPPLSTVKVYGDEMGKTAVKLLYDRLKGRTIPLKVILPAELVIRDSVIAKTY, encoded by the coding sequence ATGGTAACAATTAAAGATATAGCAAGACATTCTCAAGTTTCTACTGCTACCGTTTCAAGAATATTGAATAACGATCCCTCCCTTTCCGTATCTGAAGAAACGAGAAAAAGGGTTTTGGCTATCGTTGATGAGTTAGATTATAAACCGCTTCGAAAAAAAAGTGTGAAGGTAAAAAAACAGGAAGAAGCCTATAACATTGGTGTCATTATGCTCAATGATGAAACAATTGATCCCTATTTTCAGTCCATTCGACTTGGGGCGGAAGATGCTTGTAATCAATATCCCTTACGTATCGTTTCCACAATGATCGTTGGGAAAAGTCAGATCACAGCTGATAGTGTAAGCGATTTAGATGGGTTAATTGTTATCGGAGATGTAGATATTGCTGATTTAAAAGGGATTTATGCTCATAACAACAATATAATCGCTGTTGATTATGTACCAAAAGATACAAACATTGATGTTGTGATCTCTGATTTTGAAGGCGCTACAGAGCTCGTTATTTCCTACTTACTCGAACTTGGCCATACTGATATTGCTTATATCGGAGGCAAAGGGGAAATTTATGGCGTCAGCAAATTTAAGACGAGCGATAAAGAAGATACCAGACAGCGTACTTTTGAGAAAACGATGAAGGAAAAAGGATTATATAATCCAGAGAAAGTCTTAATCGGTGAGTGGAGTACAGCAAGCGGATATACATTAACGAAACAGCTACTTGAAATGAATGATTTGCCAAGTGCAATTGTTGTCGGAAGTGATCCTACCGCAGTAGGAGTGCTTCGAGCGCTCCATGAAGCAGAGATCCGGGTCCCAGAAGATGTATCTATATTCAGTTATGACGATATTGAAGCTGCGGCTTATATGAATCCTCCGTTATCCACCGTAAAAGTGTACGGGGATGAAATGGGGAAAACAGCAGTGAAACTCCTCTATGATCGTTTAAAAGGAAGGACCATCCCACTAAAGGTGATCCTTCCTGCGGAGTTGGTCATTCGAGATAGTGTTATAGCAAAAACATACTAG
- a CDS encoding MFS transporter, with protein MKTLNKNYWLFGCFFLLYFFVWAACNMFLSLWLSQVGGLSSTSTGIVFSAISIAAICYQPFFGIISDRLGLKKNLLWVFVGLLVLIGPFFVYLFPALLKTNIILAAIVGGAYLGAVFNGGVGVIEAYIEKVSHVNDFEYGRVRVFGNIGAAISTFVTGHLFATNPNIIFWICSIAAILLALVLSFAKMSGNKAEALYNGDQPSAPKVSTVSLFKNRKFWFFVIYVLGVGCIYDVYDQQFPVYFTQFFSSEGQGTEVFGNLVTLQVFLEAIVMILAPFIINKFGAKQALIYAGFIMSFRILGSSIADGPVAISLLKLMHAAEVPILLVGVFKYISANFDMRLSATIYLIGFQFSKQVGAIFLSTIAGNMYDTVGFKSAYLLLGTVAFVFTLISIFTLSGEKRAKLGEVSLS; from the coding sequence ATGAAGACGCTTAATAAGAACTATTGGCTATTTGGTTGTTTCTTTCTACTGTATTTCTTTGTGTGGGCCGCATGTAATATGTTTTTATCTTTGTGGCTGTCACAAGTTGGGGGATTAAGCTCTACAAGTACAGGAATTGTCTTTTCTGCAATCTCCATCGCAGCCATTTGCTATCAGCCGTTTTTTGGAATTATTTCAGATCGATTGGGATTAAAGAAAAATTTATTATGGGTTTTCGTAGGACTGTTAGTTCTGATTGGTCCTTTCTTCGTCTATCTATTTCCCGCTTTGCTCAAAACCAATATCATTCTCGCAGCCATCGTTGGAGGCGCTTACCTTGGTGCTGTTTTTAATGGCGGTGTAGGAGTAATCGAAGCCTACATTGAAAAAGTCAGCCATGTAAATGATTTTGAGTATGGCCGCGTCAGAGTGTTTGGTAATATCGGTGCTGCAATTAGTACCTTTGTAACCGGTCATTTATTTGCTACCAATCCAAATATTATTTTTTGGATTTGCTCCATTGCAGCGATTTTATTAGCACTCGTATTAAGCTTTGCAAAAATGAGCGGAAACAAAGCTGAAGCGCTCTATAATGGGGATCAGCCCTCCGCACCTAAAGTTTCAACAGTTTCTCTGTTTAAGAATAGAAAGTTCTGGTTTTTTGTAATCTATGTCCTTGGTGTTGGCTGTATTTATGATGTATATGATCAGCAATTTCCAGTCTACTTTACTCAGTTCTTCTCATCAGAAGGTCAGGGTACAGAGGTTTTTGGAAACCTTGTCACCCTCCAAGTATTCCTTGAAGCAATCGTCATGATTCTCGCACCATTTATCATTAATAAGTTTGGTGCAAAACAAGCCTTAATCTATGCTGGATTTATTATGTCATTCCGAATACTGGGTTCCAGTATTGCAGACGGGCCTGTTGCCATCAGTTTATTAAAATTAATGCATGCCGCAGAAGTGCCTATTTTACTTGTCGGTGTATTTAAATACATTTCAGCTAATTTTGATATGAGATTATCGGCAACGATTTATTTAATTGGTTTCCAGTTTTCAAAGCAAGTAGGAGCGATCTTCTTATCAACCATTGCTGGTAATATGTACGATACTGTCGGATTTAAAAGCGCTTACCTGCTCTTAGGTACGGTTGCATTTGTCTTCACACTTATCTCTATATTTACGCTGTCTGGAGAGAAGAGAGCGAAACTGGGTGAAGTAAGTCTTTCCTAG
- a CDS encoding polyphosphate polymerase domain-containing protein — MSETTLNVSRKEMKYVINSFQYAELSSMLNDVLIPDKNNKAFGYIIRSLYFDTPFNKDFYERVDGIENRKKIRIRTYDVNHPKVKLEIKRKFGTAQRKDSVVIDREDAERLMECDYDVLLKYNSKAANTIYNIMKIDHYRPVVIIEYRRKAFIHPTNDIRITLDSEIRSNEIDLDFFNPNTVLYPLFDFDTKVLEVKYNKFLYRWLSDILGRCDVKQQSVSKYSLSRGFFESYMS, encoded by the coding sequence ATGAGTGAAACAACTTTGAATGTATCAAGAAAAGAAATGAAGTATGTGATCAATTCTTTTCAGTATGCTGAGTTATCAAGCATGTTGAATGATGTTCTTATCCCTGACAAAAATAATAAAGCTTTTGGATATATCATTCGTTCTTTATACTTTGATACCCCTTTTAATAAGGATTTCTATGAACGAGTAGACGGAATAGAAAATCGCAAAAAAATTAGAATAAGAACGTATGATGTGAATCATCCAAAGGTAAAGTTAGAGATTAAACGGAAATTTGGCACGGCGCAAAGAAAAGATAGTGTCGTTATCGACCGTGAAGATGCTGAGAGATTAATGGAATGTGATTACGATGTTTTATTAAAATATAATAGTAAAGCAGCGAATACCATTTATAATATTATGAAGATTGATCATTATCGTCCGGTTGTTATCATTGAATATCGAAGAAAAGCATTTATACATCCGACCAATGATATTCGGATCACGCTAGATTCAGAGATCCGCAGTAATGAGATTGATTTAGACTTTTTTAATCCAAATACGGTTCTGTATCCGCTATTTGATTTTGACACAAAAGTCTTGGAAGTAAAATATAATAAATTTTTATATCGGTGGCTTAGTGACATCCTGGGAAGATGCGATGTTAAACAGCAATCGGTTAGTAAATATAGTTTATCACGGGGCTTTTTTGAGAGTTACATGTCATAA
- a CDS encoding glycosyltransferase family 2 protein, with product MDLKQIILFINFFFLVYMFLYAIYVFLNTMVASFQLDDFFVKKSHMGYPQLHHRENYIPISIIVPAYNEEVTIISSITSLLHLRYPKVEIIIVNDGSKDSTMQKVLDHFELKEVRRPIHKQIDCKEIHHIYEGDVEGKRIVLVDKQNGGKSDALNTGINVSKYPLFICLDADSILQYDSLEKIVVPFLESDDVIAVGGNIKVVNQATMKDGRIVKIDTPNKWLVMFQMIEYFRVFLMSRVAMNGLNSNLIISGAFGLYNKKAVIKVGGYTTDVMGEDMDLIVKLHCYYRKNNLPYHIDYAPDAICWTQVPEKISVLRSQRKRWHIGMGQALFSHSFMFFRPMYGTVGMISYPYFVLFEYITPLLEILGILTVTLSFFFHMINLEFLIFFLIFYMVFNIVASWISIIYCNYLFRDLLSPKGVCKLLAVSVLECFGYRQMCSLFRIGAFVGTRKGKHKWGNMERVSME from the coding sequence ATGGATTTAAAACAAATCATCTTGTTCATTAATTTCTTTTTCTTGGTCTATATGTTTCTATATGCGATTTACGTGTTTTTAAATACCATGGTGGCTTCCTTCCAACTTGATGATTTTTTCGTAAAGAAAAGCCATATGGGGTACCCGCAGCTTCATCATAGGGAGAATTATATCCCTATTTCTATTATCGTTCCTGCCTACAACGAAGAGGTAACCATTATCAGTTCTATCACCTCTTTATTGCATTTAAGGTATCCCAAAGTAGAGATTATTATTGTTAATGATGGATCGAAAGACTCCACCATGCAGAAAGTACTGGACCACTTTGAGTTAAAAGAAGTAAGACGCCCTATTCATAAACAAATAGACTGCAAAGAGATTCATCATATTTATGAAGGTGATGTTGAAGGAAAGCGAATTGTACTGGTAGATAAACAAAATGGGGGAAAGAGCGACGCTCTTAATACCGGAATTAATGTAAGTAAATATCCCTTGTTTATATGCTTGGATGCAGATTCTATTTTACAGTACGACTCCTTGGAGAAAATTGTGGTACCATTCCTGGAAAGTGATGATGTCATTGCCGTTGGGGGTAATATTAAAGTTGTAAATCAGGCCACAATGAAAGATGGTAGAATTGTAAAAATTGATACGCCTAACAAATGGCTTGTCATGTTCCAAATGATTGAGTATTTCCGTGTGTTTCTCATGTCACGTGTAGCTATGAATGGACTGAATTCTAATTTAATTATTTCAGGAGCATTTGGTCTCTATAATAAAAAAGCAGTAATCAAAGTGGGCGGATATACCACAGATGTAATGGGCGAAGATATGGATTTGATTGTGAAACTGCACTGTTATTATCGAAAAAACAACCTCCCTTATCATATTGATTATGCACCCGATGCGATCTGCTGGACGCAAGTCCCTGAGAAAATATCAGTGCTGAGATCGCAGAGAAAACGCTGGCATATAGGGATGGGACAAGCACTCTTTTCTCACTCTTTTATGTTCTTTCGTCCCATGTATGGAACGGTGGGTATGATTTCGTATCCGTATTTCGTTTTATTCGAGTATATAACCCCTTTACTAGAGATTCTCGGAATATTGACGGTAACGTTATCCTTTTTCTTTCATATGATTAATCTGGAATTCCTTATCTTCTTTTTGATTTTTTATATGGTATTTAATATTGTCGCTTCCTGGATCTCAATTATTTACTGTAATTATTTATTTCGTGATTTACTGTCACCGAAAGGTGTATGTAAACTTCTTGCTGTATCGGTATTGGAATGTTTCGGTTATAGACAAATGTGTTCCCTATTTCGAATTGGTGCTTTTGTGGGTACACGAAAAGGAAAGCATAAGTGGGGAAATATGGAGCGTGTTTCAATGGAATAA
- a CDS encoding HEAT repeat domain-containing protein produces MDLIYFSIIFFFVVLFLVILYLVFSKVKQAMDHRRVSQLENEMQPIVDKYMQLESGSIISEDEMDNLRKKVQAKAGLQAFNSIYFARVKQDGLTEKLHQLVTHVIDFEMLNNNRIVRNKYRKSYILYLCAEYYMNSEEVTNFALESLDDPSLYVRNNALRVLRNTGNVDTMMEAYRRISKGKSYFNNKVIVDFMDSFCGDVQELNKALASHIAEFCPKIKRGILDHFTNRRISEYADEMLQFITTSSDKEIIIAGIRYFGVVHKQEAYPFIVENFKSKDYEMRAVCARAIGLYPCEETITLLHEYIKDANWFVRYNCAFTLFRLEEEDIFNKDSSIRKVLCEKDNFARDIMIYTLYSKGLINSDHDQVKLARFQIENVEKEERRDGFKTNHLVH; encoded by the coding sequence ATGGATCTGATATACTTCTCTATTATTTTTTTCTTCGTTGTTTTATTTCTTGTTATTTTATATCTTGTTTTTTCAAAAGTGAAACAAGCAATGGACCATAGAAGAGTCAGCCAATTGGAGAACGAAATGCAGCCAATTGTTGATAAGTATATGCAATTAGAAAGTGGGTCTATCATTTCAGAAGATGAGATGGATAATCTACGGAAGAAGGTCCAAGCCAAAGCAGGTCTTCAGGCATTTAATTCTATTTATTTTGCCAGAGTGAAACAGGACGGTTTAACGGAGAAGCTGCATCAGTTGGTGACTCATGTTATCGACTTTGAAATGTTAAATAACAATCGCATCGTGCGCAATAAGTATCGAAAGAGCTATATCTTATATTTGTGTGCTGAATATTATATGAACTCGGAAGAGGTCACCAATTTTGCACTAGAAAGTCTAGACGATCCTTCGCTGTATGTGAGGAATAATGCACTCCGAGTCCTAAGAAACACAGGAAATGTAGATACCATGATGGAGGCATATCGTAGAATCTCAAAAGGAAAATCGTACTTTAATAATAAAGTGATTGTGGATTTTATGGATAGTTTTTGCGGAGATGTGCAGGAGTTAAATAAAGCGTTAGCTAGTCATATAGCTGAATTCTGCCCAAAAATAAAGCGGGGTATCTTAGATCATTTTACAAACCGCAGAATAAGTGAATATGCTGATGAAATGTTACAGTTCATTACAACATCTAGTGATAAAGAAATAATCATCGCTGGAATCCGCTATTTTGGAGTCGTTCATAAACAAGAGGCATACCCATTTATTGTTGAAAACTTCAAAAGTAAAGACTACGAAATGAGAGCCGTGTGTGCACGGGCAATTGGTTTATATCCATGTGAAGAAACGATTACACTGCTCCATGAATATATAAAAGATGCGAACTGGTTCGTACGGTACAATTGTGCTTTTACCCTTTTTCGCTTGGAAGAAGAGGACATTTTTAATAAAGATAGTTCCATTAGGAAAGTCCTTTGTGAAAAAGACAATTTTGCGAGAGATATCATGATTTACACTCTCTATTCCAAAGGTCTAATTAACTCTGATCATGATCAAGTGAAATTAGCCCGCTTCCAGATCGAGAACGTGGAAAAGGAGGAGAGAAGAGATGGATTTAAAACAAATCATCTTGTTCATTAA